A single Cucumis melo cultivar AY chromosome 4, USDA_Cmelo_AY_1.0, whole genome shotgun sequence DNA region contains:
- the LOC103503676 gene encoding bet1-like protein At1g29060 yields MASSSFRGGSSFYNGDAAPFRSREGLSTRPAAASDEIQLQIDPMQGDLDDEIVGLHSQVKRLRNIAQDIGTEAKSQQDFLDQLQMTLIKAQAGVKNNVRRLNKKIIQNGSNHVIQVVVFALICFFIVYMWAKMSRK; encoded by the exons ATGGCGTCCAGTTCGTTTCGTGGCGGTAGTTCCTTCTACAATGGCGACGCCGCCCCTTTTCGCTCCAG GGAGGGGCTTAGCACAAGACCGGCGGCTGCTTCCGATGAAATTCAACTGCAGATCGATCCGATGCAAGGGGACTTGGACGACGAGATCGTTGGTCTCCACAGCCAAGTTAAAAGGCTTAGAAAC ATTGCTCAAGACATTGGGACAGAAGCAAAGTCTCAGCAAGATTTTCTAGATCAGTTG CAAATGACATTGATAAAAGCTCAAGCAGGGGTGAAGAACAACGTAAGAAGATTGAACAAAAAGATCATACAGAATGGATCAAATCATGTCATCCAGGTCGTCGTGTTTGCGTTGATCTGTTTCTTTATAGTATACATGTGGGCGAAAATGTCCCGAAAATGA
- the LOC103503677 gene encoding serine/threonine-protein kinase PEPKR2, which produces MRKKRKGSETDGPSNLQDNVTESHDSRSSKLKAHYSLEDYTRLNKRCKEDVGIEPVLSCKSRFAGIATAPPSGSSSLILPGRGLKRKIGCIDVATQIGRKHNIENDYVSGETIGHGKFGSVWLCKCKVSGAEYACKTLKKGEETVHREVEIMQHLSGYPGVVTLLAVYEESECFHLVMELCRGGRLVDQMGSEGQYSEHRAANILKEVMLVIKYCHDMGVVHRDIKPENILLTTSGKIKLADFGLATRISYGQSLTGLAGSPAYVAPEVLTGKYTEKVDIWSAGVLLHALLVGALPFQGDSLESVFEAIKNSKLDFHSGMWESISKPARDLIGRMLTRDISARITAEEVLRHPWILFYTERTLKALPIKLKLKNQESSQQSPIASKIKSDRNRIDSAANVTSLNEISNLSSSESCNADGDDVDDCFLVDALATAISHVRISEPKRSRLCVPTGPIEQHSSSNMKANNLCKAF; this is translated from the exons atgaggaagaaaaggaaaggaagtGAGACTGATGGACCGTCAAATTTACAAGACAATGTGACAGAATCTCATGACTCGCGATCTTCTAAACTGAAGGCCCATTACTCGCTAGAAGATTATACGAGGTTGAATAAAAGGTGCAAGGAAGATGTGGGTATTGAACCGGTTCTTTCTTGTAAGAGTAGATTTGCAGGCATAGCTACAGCTCCACCCAGTGGGAGTTCGTCTCTGATTCTTCCTGGTAGAGGTTTGAAGAGGAAGATCGGATGCATAGACGTGGCTACTCAAATCGGGCGGAAACATAACATTGAGAATGATTATGTTTCAGGTGAGACTATTGGGCATGGAAAATTTGGCTCAGTTTGGCTATGTAAGTGTAAGGTTAGTGGAGCTGAGTATGCTTGCAAGACCTTGAAAAAAGGAGAAGAGACTGTACATAGGGAGGTGGAGATAATGCAGCATTTATCTGGCTACCCAGGCGTTGTGACATTGTTGGCAGTGTACGAGGAGTCCGAATGTTTTCACCTGGTTATGGAACTGTGTCGAGGAGGCCGTTTGGTCGATCAGATGGGCAGTGAAGGCCAATATTCAGAGCATCGAGCAGCCAATATACTCAAGGAAGTGATGTTGGTTATAAAGTATTGTCATGATATGGGGGTTGTACATAGAGACATAAAGCCTGAAAATATTCTTCTCACAACATCTGGAAAGATAAAGCTTGCAGATTTTGGCCTGGCCACTAGGATTTCATATG GCCAGAGTTTAACTGGTTTGGCTGGAAGCCCAGCTTATGTAGCCCCTGAAGTGTTGACAGGAAAGTACACTGAGAAGGTGGATATTTGGAGTGCTGGTGTGCTCCTCCATGCTCTTTTGGTTGGCGCTCTTCCTTTCCAAGGTGATTCATTAGAATCAGTTTTTGAAGCAATAAAGAACTCTAAGCTCGACTTCCACTCGGGGATGTGGGAGTCCATATCTAAACCTGCCCGCGATCTCATTGGGAGAATGCTGACAAGAGATATTTCAGCTAGGATAACAGCAGAAGAAGTCTTAC GACATCCCTGGATATTGTTTTATACCGAACGTACGTTGAAGGCTCTCCCGATCAAACTAAAATTGAAGAATCAAGAATCTTCCCAACAGTCTCCCATTGCATCCAAAATTAAGTCTGACAGAAACAGGATTGATAGTGCAGCTAATGTGACCTCCCTTAACGAAATCTCTAACCTTTCCTCATCTGAGAGTTGCAATGCCGATGGTGACGATGTCGACGATTGCTTTCTGGTGGATGCACTTGCTACGGCTATTTCACACGTGAGAATTTCCGAGCCAAAGAGAAGTAGACTATGTGTTCCCACAGGACCTATCGAGCAGCACAGCTCCTCTAACATGAAAGCTAACAATCTTTGTAAAGCGTTTTGA
- the LOC103503675 gene encoding pyridoxine/pyridoxamine 5'-phosphate oxidase 1, chloroplastic isoform X3, which yields MQNLEAISYLSQREAAEVDEILMGSLGFSVDQLMELAGLSVATSVAEVYKASEYKRVLVICGPGNNGGDGLVAARHLFHFGYKPSICYPKRTAKPLYTGLVTQLESLSVPFLTVDDLPLDLSKDFDIIIDAIFGFSFHGAPRPPFDDLIQRLTSLNDYKEANQRSPAIVSVDIPSGWHVEEGDISDSSFKPDMLVSLTAPKLCAKKFNGPHHFLGGRFVPPSIVNKYNLHLPPYPGTAMCVRIGKPPQVDIAALRENYISPEFLEENVDADPIRQFRKWFDDAVAANLREPNAMSLSTATSDGKPSSRMVLLKGVDEDGFVWYTNYESRKAHDLAENPRASLLFFWEGLNRQVRVEGSVQKVSEEESEQYFHSRPQGSQLGAIASPQSSVVPGRHFLINKYKELEDTFSNGSLIPKPKHWGGYRLKPELFEFWQGQPSRLHDRLQYSPCDIDGKKAWKVERLAP from the exons ATGCAGAATCTGGAGGCCATTTCGTATCTGTCGCAGAGGGAAGCAGCTGAGGTCGATGAGATTCTTATGGGATCTCTCGGGTTCAGCGTCGATCAATTGATG GAGCTGGCTGGATTGAGTGTAGCCACTTCAGTAGCAGAG GTTTACAAAGCCAGTGAGTATAAGCGTGTTCTTGTTATCTGTGGTCCTGGAAACAATGGTGGAGATGGTCTCGTGGCTGCTCGTCATCTGTTTCACTTTGGATACAAGCCATCTATTTGTTATCCAAAGAGGACTGCAAAGCCTCTTTATACTGGTTTGGTTACTCAG CTGGAATCACTGTCAGttcctttcttgacagtggACGACTTGCCTTTGGATTTGTCAAAGGATTTTGACATTATAATTGATGCAATCTTTGGTTTCTCTTTCCATG gtGCTCCAAGGCCACCATTTGATGATTTGATCCAAAGGCTTACCTCTTTAAATGATTACAAGGAAGCAAATCAAAGAAGTCCTGCTATTGTTTCTGTAGATATTCCATCTGGATGGCATGTTGAAGAAGGGGATATTAGTGATAGCAGCTTTAAACCTGATATGTTG GTTTCTCTGACTGCCCCAAAGCTATGTGCAAAGAAATTCAATGGTCCACATCACTTTTTAGGCGGCAGATTTGTGCCACCATCTATTGTGAACAAATATAACCTTCATCTTCCTCCTTATCCTGGCACTGCAATGTGTGTTCGAATAGGAAAGCCTCCACAAGTTGATATTGCTGCTCTTAGAGAAAACTATATTTCTCCAGAATTTCTTGAAGAAAATGTAGATGCTGATCCTATTCGTCAG TTCCGCAAATGGTTTGACGATGCAGTTGCTGCTAATTTAAGGGAACCTAATGCAATGTCTTTGTCCACAGCTACAAGTGATGGAAAACC ATCATCTCGCATGGTTTTGCTAAAAGGAGTTGATGAAGATGGTTTTGTCTG GTACACAAATTATGAAAGTCGGAAAGCACATGATCTAGCTGAAAATCCTCGTGCTTCACTTCTTTTCTTCTGGGAAGGTCTCAATAGGCAG GTAAGAGTGGAAGGATCTGTACAGAAAGTTTCTGAAGAGGAATCTGAGCAGTATTTCCACAGCCGTCCTCAAGGAAGCCAGCTCGGTGCAATAGCGAGCCCACAG AGTTCTGTAGTTCCTGGAAGACATTTTCTCATCAATAAGTACAAGGAACTAGAAGATACATTCTCGAATGG AAGTTTGATTCCGAAACCAAAACACTGGGGAGGATACAGGCTTAAACCAGAACTTTTTGAGTTTTGGCAGGGGCAGCCATCTCGGTTACACGACAG
- the LOC103503675 gene encoding pyridoxine/pyridoxamine 5'-phosphate oxidase 1, chloroplastic isoform X2: protein MRPFLRKTHLMTRLFFTHHSFSNSTLIIPQSSRSFQIPLFNIPHGVFRPNSSSGIRWFSSKSRVEAMQNLEAISYLSQREAAEVDEILMGSLGFSVDQLMELAGLSVATSVAEVYKASEYKRVLVICGPGNNGGDGLVAARHLFHFGYKPSICYPKRTAKPLYTGLVTQLESLSVPFLTVDDLPLDLSKDFDIIIDAIFGFSFHGAPRPPFDDLIQRLTSLNDYKEANQRSPAIVSVDIPSGWHVEEGDISDSSFKPDMLVSLTAPKLCAKKFNGPHHFLGGRFVPPSIVNKYNLHLPPYPGTAMCVRIGKPPQVDIAALRENYISPEFLEENVDADPIRQFRKWFDDAVAANLREPNAMSLSTATSDGKPSSRMVLLKGVDEDGFVWYTNYESRKAHDLAENPRASLLFFWEGLNRQVRVEGSVQKVSEEESEQYFHSRPQGSQLGAIASPQSSVVPGRHFLINKYKELEDTFSNGSLIPKPKHWGGYRLKPELFEFWQGQPSRLHDRLFSSL, encoded by the exons ATGCGTCCATTTCTTCGCAAAACCCATTTGATGACACGCTTGTTTTTCACCCACCACTCATTCTCCAACTCAACACTCATAATTCCTCAATCTTCTCGCTCTTTCCAAATCCCTCTCTTCAATATCCCACAC GGTGTTTTTCGGCCGAATTCAAGCTCTGGGATTCGTTGGTTTTCCTCGAAGTCTCGTGTTGAAGCTATGCAGAATCTGGAGGCCATTTCGTATCTGTCGCAGAGGGAAGCAGCTGAGGTCGATGAGATTCTTATGGGATCTCTCGGGTTCAGCGTCGATCAATTGATG GAGCTGGCTGGATTGAGTGTAGCCACTTCAGTAGCAGAG GTTTACAAAGCCAGTGAGTATAAGCGTGTTCTTGTTATCTGTGGTCCTGGAAACAATGGTGGAGATGGTCTCGTGGCTGCTCGTCATCTGTTTCACTTTGGATACAAGCCATCTATTTGTTATCCAAAGAGGACTGCAAAGCCTCTTTATACTGGTTTGGTTACTCAG CTGGAATCACTGTCAGttcctttcttgacagtggACGACTTGCCTTTGGATTTGTCAAAGGATTTTGACATTATAATTGATGCAATCTTTGGTTTCTCTTTCCATG gtGCTCCAAGGCCACCATTTGATGATTTGATCCAAAGGCTTACCTCTTTAAATGATTACAAGGAAGCAAATCAAAGAAGTCCTGCTATTGTTTCTGTAGATATTCCATCTGGATGGCATGTTGAAGAAGGGGATATTAGTGATAGCAGCTTTAAACCTGATATGTTG GTTTCTCTGACTGCCCCAAAGCTATGTGCAAAGAAATTCAATGGTCCACATCACTTTTTAGGCGGCAGATTTGTGCCACCATCTATTGTGAACAAATATAACCTTCATCTTCCTCCTTATCCTGGCACTGCAATGTGTGTTCGAATAGGAAAGCCTCCACAAGTTGATATTGCTGCTCTTAGAGAAAACTATATTTCTCCAGAATTTCTTGAAGAAAATGTAGATGCTGATCCTATTCGTCAG TTCCGCAAATGGTTTGACGATGCAGTTGCTGCTAATTTAAGGGAACCTAATGCAATGTCTTTGTCCACAGCTACAAGTGATGGAAAACC ATCATCTCGCATGGTTTTGCTAAAAGGAGTTGATGAAGATGGTTTTGTCTG GTACACAAATTATGAAAGTCGGAAAGCACATGATCTAGCTGAAAATCCTCGTGCTTCACTTCTTTTCTTCTGGGAAGGTCTCAATAGGCAG GTAAGAGTGGAAGGATCTGTACAGAAAGTTTCTGAAGAGGAATCTGAGCAGTATTTCCACAGCCGTCCTCAAGGAAGCCAGCTCGGTGCAATAGCGAGCCCACAG AGTTCTGTAGTTCCTGGAAGACATTTTCTCATCAATAAGTACAAGGAACTAGAAGATACATTCTCGAATGG AAGTTTGATTCCGAAACCAAAACACTGGGGAGGATACAGGCTTAAACCAGAACTTTTTGAGTTTTGGCAGGGGCAGCCATCTCGGTTACACGACAGGTTATTTTCATCCCTCTAA
- the LOC103503675 gene encoding pyridoxine/pyridoxamine 5'-phosphate oxidase 1, chloroplastic isoform X1 translates to MRPFLRKTHLMTRLFFTHHSFSNSTLIIPQSSRSFQIPLFNIPHGVFRPNSSSGIRWFSSKSRVEAMQNLEAISYLSQREAAEVDEILMGSLGFSVDQLMELAGLSVATSVAEVYKASEYKRVLVICGPGNNGGDGLVAARHLFHFGYKPSICYPKRTAKPLYTGLVTQLESLSVPFLTVDDLPLDLSKDFDIIIDAIFGFSFHGAPRPPFDDLIQRLTSLNDYKEANQRSPAIVSVDIPSGWHVEEGDISDSSFKPDMLVSLTAPKLCAKKFNGPHHFLGGRFVPPSIVNKYNLHLPPYPGTAMCVRIGKPPQVDIAALRENYISPEFLEENVDADPIRQFRKWFDDAVAANLREPNAMSLSTATSDGKPSSRMVLLKGVDEDGFVWYTNYESRKAHDLAENPRASLLFFWEGLNRQVRVEGSVQKVSEEESEQYFHSRPQGSQLGAIASPQSSVVPGRHFLINKYKELEDTFSNGSLIPKPKHWGGYRLKPELFEFWQGQPSRLHDRLQYSPCDIDGKKAWKVERLAP, encoded by the exons ATGCGTCCATTTCTTCGCAAAACCCATTTGATGACACGCTTGTTTTTCACCCACCACTCATTCTCCAACTCAACACTCATAATTCCTCAATCTTCTCGCTCTTTCCAAATCCCTCTCTTCAATATCCCACAC GGTGTTTTTCGGCCGAATTCAAGCTCTGGGATTCGTTGGTTTTCCTCGAAGTCTCGTGTTGAAGCTATGCAGAATCTGGAGGCCATTTCGTATCTGTCGCAGAGGGAAGCAGCTGAGGTCGATGAGATTCTTATGGGATCTCTCGGGTTCAGCGTCGATCAATTGATG GAGCTGGCTGGATTGAGTGTAGCCACTTCAGTAGCAGAG GTTTACAAAGCCAGTGAGTATAAGCGTGTTCTTGTTATCTGTGGTCCTGGAAACAATGGTGGAGATGGTCTCGTGGCTGCTCGTCATCTGTTTCACTTTGGATACAAGCCATCTATTTGTTATCCAAAGAGGACTGCAAAGCCTCTTTATACTGGTTTGGTTACTCAG CTGGAATCACTGTCAGttcctttcttgacagtggACGACTTGCCTTTGGATTTGTCAAAGGATTTTGACATTATAATTGATGCAATCTTTGGTTTCTCTTTCCATG gtGCTCCAAGGCCACCATTTGATGATTTGATCCAAAGGCTTACCTCTTTAAATGATTACAAGGAAGCAAATCAAAGAAGTCCTGCTATTGTTTCTGTAGATATTCCATCTGGATGGCATGTTGAAGAAGGGGATATTAGTGATAGCAGCTTTAAACCTGATATGTTG GTTTCTCTGACTGCCCCAAAGCTATGTGCAAAGAAATTCAATGGTCCACATCACTTTTTAGGCGGCAGATTTGTGCCACCATCTATTGTGAACAAATATAACCTTCATCTTCCTCCTTATCCTGGCACTGCAATGTGTGTTCGAATAGGAAAGCCTCCACAAGTTGATATTGCTGCTCTTAGAGAAAACTATATTTCTCCAGAATTTCTTGAAGAAAATGTAGATGCTGATCCTATTCGTCAG TTCCGCAAATGGTTTGACGATGCAGTTGCTGCTAATTTAAGGGAACCTAATGCAATGTCTTTGTCCACAGCTACAAGTGATGGAAAACC ATCATCTCGCATGGTTTTGCTAAAAGGAGTTGATGAAGATGGTTTTGTCTG GTACACAAATTATGAAAGTCGGAAAGCACATGATCTAGCTGAAAATCCTCGTGCTTCACTTCTTTTCTTCTGGGAAGGTCTCAATAGGCAG GTAAGAGTGGAAGGATCTGTACAGAAAGTTTCTGAAGAGGAATCTGAGCAGTATTTCCACAGCCGTCCTCAAGGAAGCCAGCTCGGTGCAATAGCGAGCCCACAG AGTTCTGTAGTTCCTGGAAGACATTTTCTCATCAATAAGTACAAGGAACTAGAAGATACATTCTCGAATGG AAGTTTGATTCCGAAACCAAAACACTGGGGAGGATACAGGCTTAAACCAGAACTTTTTGAGTTTTGGCAGGGGCAGCCATCTCGGTTACACGACAG